From the genome of Geminocystis herdmanii PCC 6308, one region includes:
- a CDS encoding element excision factor XisH family protein encodes MSAKDKFHQAVKNALIKEEWNITHDPLFIDFDNARLQIDLGAESLIAAEKYSRKIAVEVKSFLGNSTIYEFHLAVGQCFSYHIALQEQEPDRKLYLAVPIFVYQEFFSRPFAQQTIKSAQINLIVYHPFEEVIIQWTN; translated from the coding sequence ATGTCGGCAAAAGATAAGTTTCACCAAGCCGTTAAAAATGCTTTAATCAAAGAAGAATGGAATATTACCCATGATCCTTTATTTATTGACTTTGATAATGCCCGTCTTCAAATAGATTTAGGAGCAGAGTCTTTAATTGCCGCCGAGAAATATTCTCGCAAAATTGCCGTTGAAGTCAAAAGTTTTCTAGGTAATTCGACTATATATGAATTTCATCTAGCTGTAGGACAATGTTTTAGTTATCATATAGCTTTACAAGAACAAGAACCCGATCGAAAACTTTATTTAGCTGTACCTATTTTCGTATATCAAGAGTTTTTTTCTCGTCCTTTTGCCCAACAAACCATCAAATCCGCTCAAATTAACCTAATTGTTTATCATCCCTTTGAGGAGGTAATAATACAATGGACAAATTAA
- a CDS encoding XisI protein, with amino-acid sequence MDKLTYYRELVIRILEKYAQVKPLGDIEVETFFDQENNHYQVFHRGWINYRRVFGPLIHIDLIDDKIWIQHDGTQTGVANQLMELDVPKEDIVLGFHPPLMRQYDGFAMG; translated from the coding sequence ATGGACAAATTAACTTATTACCGAGAATTGGTGATCAGGATTTTAGAAAAATATGCCCAAGTTAAACCTCTGGGAGATATTGAAGTAGAGACTTTTTTCGATCAAGAAAATAATCATTATCAAGTATTTCATCGAGGATGGATTAACTATCGCCGTGTTTTTGGTCCTTTAATTCACATTGATTTAATTGATGATAAAATTTGGATTCAACATGATGGTACGCAAACAGGTGTCGCTAATCAGTTAATGGAATTAGATGTACCAAAAGAAGATATTGTTTTGGGTTTTCATCCCCCTTTAATGCGTCAATATGACGGTTTTGCTATGGGTTGA
- a CDS encoding glycosyltransferase family 4 protein: MNKPVFLNLKSKKIIAILFTNYGPYHLARVKAFQSFIANEWNVIGLEISRDGIDYQWKTNLENSELEIYTILDHLKPTEVDTKTNIKKTFDSISKINPDIVVIAGYARLSMLSALCWSLWHRKPAIVLSESKEDDEPRIWWKEIIKSWLVKKYSSALVGGHPHKRYLVKLGFPENGIFNGYDVVDNSVFHPDQITPLNSPLNQPFFLAINRFVEKKNLPLLISAYASYQQQLGENAWHLVLCGDGELRSSLESLIDEYNLSDFVHLPGFLQQDELLPYFAHGKCFIHASTTEQWGLVVNEAMAAGLPVIVSNRCGCFEDLVMEGVNGFGFNPENQTELTNLMIKMSSGEVDLEFMGKASLKHIEKYSPDYFAQGLKSAIEFATRKK, translated from the coding sequence ATGAATAAACCTGTTTTTCTTAATTTAAAATCAAAAAAGATCATCGCTATTTTATTTACTAATTATGGACCTTATCATTTAGCTAGAGTAAAAGCATTTCAATCATTTATTGCGAACGAATGGAATGTAATCGGCTTAGAAATATCCAGAGATGGAATTGATTATCAATGGAAAACTAATCTTGAAAATAGCGAATTAGAAATATATACCATCTTAGATCATTTAAAACCTACGGAAGTTGACACAAAGACTAATATCAAAAAAACCTTTGATAGCATATCAAAAATTAATCCTGATATTGTCGTCATCGCAGGTTATGCTCGTTTATCTATGCTATCGGCTTTATGCTGGAGTCTTTGGCATCGTAAACCAGCTATTGTTTTATCTGAATCCAAAGAGGATGATGAACCTCGTATTTGGTGGAAAGAAATAATTAAAAGTTGGTTAGTGAAAAAATATTCTAGTGCTTTAGTGGGGGGACATCCTCACAAAAGATATTTAGTTAAACTAGGATTTCCTGAAAATGGTATTTTTAACGGCTATGATGTAGTTGATAACAGTGTTTTTCATCCTGATCAGATAACACCTTTAAACTCACCGTTAAATCAACCTTTCTTTTTAGCGATTAATCGCTTTGTGGAGAAAAAGAATTTACCTTTACTCATCTCGGCTTATGCTTCCTATCAGCAACAACTGGGTGAAAACGCTTGGCATTTGGTTTTATGTGGAGATGGTGAACTTCGATCGAGCTTAGAGAGTTTAATTGATGAATATAATTTATCAGATTTTGTTCACTTACCCGGCTTTTTACAGCAGGATGAATTATTACCTTATTTTGCCCATGGTAAGTGTTTTATTCATGCTAGTACCACCGAACAATGGGGATTAGTAGTTAATGAAGCTATGGCGGCAGGTTTACCTGTGATTGTCTCGAATCGTTGTGGTTGTTTTGAAGATTTAGTCATGGAGGGAGTTAATGGTTTTGGCTTTAATCCAGAAAATCAAACCGAATTAACTAATTTAATGATCAAAATGTCTTCAGGAGAAGTGGATTTAGAGTTTATGGGGAAGGCATCTTTAAAACATATTGAGAAATATTCCCCCGATTATTTTGCTCAAGGGTTAAAAAGTGCGATCGAGTTTGCGACTAGAAAAAAGTAA
- a CDS encoding glycosyltransferase family 4 protein produces MIIIIYETFFTTLTIQKMMKYVCCQIGAREHYAIPRALNNMNQLNCLITDSWVSNRSILNKLPENVLRNLRERFHPDLSQAQVFSFTESIIAFELQQKWLKTKGWEKIIARNDWFQRKTVDLLKKQSFVVDKESPICVFAYSYAALEIFRYAKSQGWKTILGQIDPGIAHEKRVLQEYSKYSEYESSTKKSPSCYWDKWYQECASADQIIVNSKWSSVALQEAGIDQNKVKIVPLAYEKSNKSILSQRQYPPSFSDHRPLKVLFLGNVVLNKGILYLLQAVKLLTNLPIEVTIVGSLGINKPSLQEYPNVKWIGAVSRSMTAHYYQEADVFIFPTLSDGFGLTQLEAQSWQLPVITSLLCGDVVQDRVNGLILSEVTGETIAQALKFCLENPPELQKFSDNAQNHLENFSILNLQQELSKITLK; encoded by the coding sequence ATGATTATAATAATTTATGAAACATTTTTTACAACCTTAACTATTCAGAAAATGATGAAATATGTGTGTTGCCAAATTGGGGCTAGAGAACATTATGCTATCCCCAGAGCTTTAAACAATATGAATCAGTTAAACTGTCTAATTACAGACAGTTGGGTTTCAAATCGATCGATTCTCAATAAACTACCAGAGAATGTCTTGAGAAATCTCAGGGAAAGATTCCACCCTGATTTGAGTCAAGCTCAGGTATTTAGTTTTACCGAATCTATCATTGCTTTTGAACTACAACAAAAATGGCTAAAAACGAAGGGATGGGAAAAAATCATTGCTAGAAATGATTGGTTTCAAAGAAAAACCGTTGATTTACTCAAAAAACAATCTTTTGTTGTAGATAAGGAGTCGCCAATCTGTGTTTTCGCTTATAGTTACGCCGCTTTAGAGATATTTCGTTATGCTAAATCGCAAGGTTGGAAAACCATTTTAGGTCAAATCGACCCAGGTATTGCTCATGAAAAGAGAGTTTTACAAGAATATAGTAAATATTCCGAATATGAATCTTCTACAAAAAAATCACCATCTTGTTATTGGGATAAATGGTATCAAGAATGTGCTTCAGCAGATCAGATCATCGTTAATTCTAAATGGTCAAGTGTAGCTTTACAGGAAGCGGGAATTGATCAAAATAAAGTTAAAATAGTTCCCCTTGCCTATGAAAAATCAAACAAATCAATATTATCCCAAAGACAATATCCCCCTAGTTTTTCTGATCATCGTCCTTTGAAAGTTCTCTTCTTGGGAAATGTAGTGTTAAATAAGGGTATTCTTTATTTACTTCAAGCAGTAAAATTATTAACAAATCTGCCCATAGAAGTTACTATCGTCGGTTCTTTAGGCATTAATAAGCCATCCCTTCAAGAATATCCTAATGTAAAATGGATTGGAGCAGTGTCTCGTAGTATGACTGCCCATTATTACCAAGAAGCTGATGTATTTATTTTTCCTACCTTATCGGATGGTTTTGGTTTAACCCAACTAGAAGCCCAATCATGGCAACTACCAGTAATCACATCTTTATTGTGTGGAGATGTAGTGCAAGATAGGGTTAATGGTTTAATTTTGTCGGAGGTGACAGGGGAAACTATTGCTCAAGCATTAAAATTTTGCCTTGAAAATCCCCCAGAATTACAAAAATTTTCTGACAACGCACAGAATCACCTTGAGAATTTTAGTATCTTAAATTTACAACAAGAATTATCAAAAATAACTTTAAAATAA
- a CDS encoding glycosyltransferase family 2 protein, whose product MNSNNNLYKVSIVCVTYKRCDLVLKCLQSCLEQDYPQLEIVVIVNPSNDGTEEAIQQKYPTVRLIKTHSNLGFFPALNLAIANTTGEYIMTVDDDSYFLTENAIAQMIQAFCSESELAVVTASIIGPKESPLNNTDRYIHVFKTGFTMIRKEVFFDWIGFYPDLFFRSAGETYLSTKLWDLNKRIKCLCNVTMYHEQSIQGRSDRDWKFYGLRSQVLCSIMREPYFYLVFSLISKGVKSLFLFIKWGHLTTWIEVWVSVMINISYAFKLRNPISWKTRKLLWKLEKEVIDDYNNL is encoded by the coding sequence ATGAACAGCAATAATAACTTATATAAAGTATCCATAGTTTGTGTAACATACAAAAGGTGTGACTTGGTACTAAAATGTTTACAATCCTGCCTAGAACAAGATTATCCTCAATTGGAAATAGTTGTGATTGTTAACCCTAGTAATGATGGAACCGAAGAAGCTATTCAACAAAAATATCCTACAGTACGGCTAATTAAAACACACTCTAATTTAGGTTTTTTCCCCGCTTTAAATTTAGCCATAGCTAATACAACAGGAGAATATATTATGACTGTAGATGATGATTCCTATTTCTTAACAGAAAATGCCATTGCACAAATGATTCAGGCTTTTTGTTCTGAATCTGAATTAGCTGTTGTAACCGCTAGTATTATTGGACCAAAAGAATCTCCACTTAATAACACTGATCGTTATATTCACGTTTTTAAAACAGGATTCACCATGATCAGAAAAGAAGTTTTTTTTGATTGGATAGGCTTTTATCCTGATCTATTTTTTCGATCAGCAGGGGAAACTTATCTTAGTACTAAACTTTGGGACTTAAATAAACGTATAAAATGTCTTTGTAATGTTACAATGTATCATGAACAATCTATACAAGGACGTTCTGATAGAGACTGGAAATTTTATGGTTTAAGAAGTCAAGTTTTGTGTTCTATAATGCGAGAACCTTATTTTTATTTAGTATTTTCTTTAATATCTAAAGGTGTTAAAAGTTTATTTTTGTTTATAAAATGGGGACATTTGACTACTTGGATAGAAGTATGGGTGAGTGTAATGATCAATATATCTTATGCCTTTAAATTGAGAAACCCAATTAGTTGGAAAACCCGTAAATTATTATGGAAGTTAGAAAAAGAAGTTATTGATGATTATAATAATTTATGA
- a CDS encoding glycosyltransferase family 2 protein, whose translation MRFHAILFVRDEGDIIEESLKHILSWCDALYIYDTGSTDETWQIIQKYSQQDSRIILFKKQPTVFHDGLRAYVFDHYRKNMEDGDWVLRVDADEFYHISPPEFVKTKLEKFETCVYNQSYDFRLTQQEVLSYGKGEDNRKLTISERRRYYFPLSQSEPRMFRYRSTIKWPLRCSFPYNAGFLAKERIPIRHYPHRDPEQLQRRCNLRSMMTSLSNDLGRHWTVDDWKDLIVENDAENLCYWQPNTPLPEYHFYNHLAKFPKRFLQRIVHSSMLLIIDRLRPEFPKDYQPDFIN comes from the coding sequence ATGAGATTTCACGCAATTTTATTTGTTCGAGATGAAGGAGATATTATCGAGGAATCTCTCAAACACATTTTATCTTGGTGTGATGCACTTTATATCTATGATACTGGCAGTACAGACGAAACATGGCAAATAATCCAAAAATATTCTCAACAAGATTCAAGAATTATCCTTTTTAAAAAACAGCCAACTGTTTTTCATGATGGATTAAGAGCTTATGTATTCGATCATTATCGTAAGAACATGGAAGATGGCGATTGGGTTTTGAGGGTAGATGCTGATGAGTTTTATCATATTAGCCCTCCAGAGTTTGTTAAAACTAAACTCGAAAAGTTTGAAACTTGTGTTTATAACCAAAGTTATGATTTTCGCTTGACACAACAAGAGGTTTTATCCTATGGCAAAGGGGAAGATAATCGTAAGTTAACTATTTCTGAACGAAGACGATACTATTTTCCCTTGTCTCAGTCTGAACCAAGAATGTTTCGATACAGAAGCACTATTAAGTGGCCACTCCGTTGTTCTTTTCCCTATAATGCAGGTTTTTTAGCAAAGGAACGTATTCCCATTCGTCATTATCCCCATCGTGATCCAGAACAGTTACAACGTAGATGTAATTTGCGATCAATGATGACTTCTCTTTCCAATGATTTAGGAAGACATTGGACAGTTGATGACTGGAAAGATTTAATAGTTGAAAATGATGCAGAAAACTTATGTTATTGGCAACCAAACACCCCTTTGCCTGAATATCATTTTTATAACCATCTTGCTAAATTTCCTAAGCGTTTCCTTCAGCGCATTGTTCATAGCTCGATGTTACTCATTATCGATCGTTTAAGACCAGAGTTTCCTAAAGATTATCAACCAGATTTTATCAATTAA
- a CDS encoding glycosyltransferase family 2 protein has translation MVFFSVIIPTYNRANLIEKTVDSVLNQDYRDREIIIVDDGSKDNTLDVLKKYKNQVRVLRQNNQGAGAARNLGLKFANGQYITFLDSDDLWFPWTLNTYKKVILDTNFPAFVAGKELNFFNEQEILSVSQSQLEVTLYNDYYASAYEDIWIGTCSTAIKKDTLDQVGGYCNQNINAEDSDLWLRLGNAKGFVYINSPYLFAYRRHEQSEVSNLDKSYQGKLYIINKEKTQQYSGGKERKRERLYIITRHTRSMSFACLKQGEIQKGWRIYQNTFFWNLRLIRVRYLLGFLLITTKKILELLIKKISLK, from the coding sequence ATGGTCTTTTTTTCCGTTATTATTCCAACCTATAACCGAGCTAATCTAATTGAGAAAACAGTAGATTCTGTTTTGAATCAAGATTACAGAGATCGAGAGATTATTATTGTTGATGATGGTTCTAAGGATAATACTCTGGATGTGTTAAAAAAATATAAAAATCAAGTCCGAGTACTGAGGCAAAACAATCAAGGAGCAGGGGCGGCTCGTAACTTAGGTTTGAAATTTGCCAATGGTCAATATATAACTTTTTTAGATAGTGATGATTTGTGGTTTCCTTGGACATTAAATACATACAAAAAAGTCATTTTAGATACTAATTTCCCAGCATTTGTTGCGGGAAAAGAGTTGAATTTTTTTAATGAACAGGAAATTTTATCAGTCAGTCAGTCACAGTTAGAGGTGACATTATATAATGATTACTATGCTTCCGCTTATGAGGATATTTGGATAGGAACTTGCTCAACGGCGATCAAAAAAGATACTTTAGATCAAGTAGGAGGTTATTGTAATCAAAATATCAATGCAGAAGATTCTGATCTTTGGTTAAGGTTAGGTAATGCAAAGGGCTTTGTTTATATCAATTCTCCTTATTTATTTGCTTATCGTCGTCATGAACAAAGTGAGGTGTCTAATTTAGATAAATCCTATCAAGGCAAGTTGTATATTATTAATAAAGAAAAAACTCAACAATATTCTGGAGGAAAGGAGAGAAAAAGAGAAAGACTATACATTATTACACGTCACACTAGATCTATGAGTTTTGCCTGTCTTAAACAGGGAGAAATTCAAAAAGGGTGGCGAATATATCAAAATACTTTTTTTTGGAATCTGAGACTCATTCGTGTACGTTATTTATTGGGTTTTCTTCTTATCACAACCAAAAAAATATTAGAATTACTAATAAAGAAAATATCATTAAAATAA
- a CDS encoding reverse transcriptase N-terminal domain-containing protein — translation MTMAKPIDKANNWNTWQSVNWKVVEKQVFRLQKRIYRASQNGNVKLVHSLQRLLIKSYCGLNFNSEDLLEIDHIIPKSKGGKDIYNNLQVLHRHCHDDKTAKDDSLNRTHDKGFIREERNEAKVSRSVLKTSQVREDLA, via the coding sequence ATGACAATGGCAAAACCGATTGATAAAGCAAATAACTGGAACACATGGCAATCCGTTAATTGGAAAGTTGTGGAAAAACAGGTATTTCGATTACAGAAGCGAATTTACAGAGCGAGTCAAAATGGTAATGTCAAGTTGGTTCACAGCTTACAACGATTACTCATAAAATCCTATTGTGGACTCAACTTTAATAGCGAGGACTTGTTAGAAATCGACCACATTATCCCGAAATCGAAAGGTGGAAAGGATATATATAATAATTTACAGGTTTTACATAGACATTGCCACGATGATAAAACTGCCAAAGATGATAGTTTGAATCGTACCCATGACAAGGGGTTTATCAGAGAGGAGCGGAATGAAGCGAAAGTTTCACGTTCCGTTCTGAAGACGAGTCAAGTTCGTGAGGACTTGGCTTAG
- a CDS encoding glycosyltransferase yields MIFNPETLPRLLYIADVPVESSYHGSALVYRLLEEYPPNKLLIIETNLLVSQGQRRLSNVEYKQLRIGNQRWLNTRFQKYLRSFYLLTVKNKISQIPTLLGDFQPEAVLTVTHGYSWLIAAQWAEQNNLPLHLILHDDWIPIAPILEPVRKWLDRQFKNIYHQAKSRFCVSPFMVEEYQRRYGISGTVLYPSRAKNVVSATEPVIKINDKNKPFTVAYGGTINSRGYVRALQNLAEALEKVNGQLIIYGTLTKETANAQGLDRQNIVIGGLIPAHQFIERIRQEADVLFLPMSFEEKDKVNMQVSFPSKLTDYTATGLPLLIYGPSYCSSVRWATENQGVAEVVETEKQDLLTQAINKMINNSEYCSSLAIKSLKKGSEYFDYANTTKNFHQVLLNKFN; encoded by the coding sequence ATGATATTTAATCCAGAAACATTACCCCGTTTACTATATATAGCCGATGTTCCAGTGGAATCTTCTTATCATGGTTCTGCGTTGGTTTATCGGTTGTTAGAAGAATATCCCCCCAACAAACTACTGATTATAGAGACAAACTTACTTGTTTCTCAAGGACAACGGCGTTTATCCAATGTTGAATATAAACAATTAAGGATAGGAAATCAACGTTGGCTTAATACTAGATTCCAAAAATATCTGCGTTCATTTTATTTGTTAACAGTAAAAAATAAAATTTCTCAAATACCCACATTATTGGGCGATTTTCAACCCGAAGCGGTTTTAACCGTCACTCACGGTTATTCTTGGCTGATAGCGGCTCAATGGGCAGAACAAAATAATTTGCCATTACACCTAATTCTCCATGATGATTGGATTCCCATTGCTCCTATTTTAGAACCAGTCAGGAAATGGCTCGATCGACAATTCAAAAACATCTATCATCAAGCTAAATCACGTTTTTGTGTTTCTCCGTTTATGGTAGAAGAATATCAACGTCGTTATGGTATATCGGGGACTGTTCTTTATCCTTCCCGTGCTAAAAATGTTGTCTCGGCAACAGAACCAGTAATCAAAATTAACGATAAAAATAAACCATTTACTGTTGCTTATGGGGGAACTATTAATAGTCGTGGTTATGTTCGTGCTTTGCAAAATTTAGCGGAAGCCCTAGAAAAAGTCAACGGTCAATTAATTATCTATGGAACTTTAACTAAAGAAACAGCTAACGCCCAAGGGCTCGATCGTCAAAATATCGTTATAGGAGGTTTAATACCAGCCCATCAGTTTATCGAACGAATACGCCAAGAAGCCGATGTTTTATTTTTGCCCATGTCTTTTGAAGAAAAAGATAAAGTAAATATGCAAGTTAGTTTCCCTAGTAAATTAACTGATTATACAGCAACGGGTTTACCACTCTTAATATATGGACCATCCTACTGTTCGTCGGTTCGTTGGGCAACGGAAAATCAGGGGGTTGCTGAAGTGGTGGAAACAGAAAAACAAGATTTACTAACACAAGCTATAAACAAAATGATTAACAACTCAGAATATTGTTCCTCTCTAGCTATAAAATCGTTGAAAAAAGGAAGTGAATATTTTGACTATGCCAACACAACCAAAAATTTTCATCAAGTTTTATTAAACAAATTTAATTAG
- a CDS encoding NAD-dependent epimerase/dehydratase family protein codes for MKKLLVTGSSGLIGSEVVEYFCHQHWQVFGIDNNMREDFFGSAGNTIWNQKRLCETYSNFTHYDLDIRDRANVLKCLESLKPDLIVHTAAQPSHDLAASRPFDDFDVNAVGTLNLLEATRKYASDSVFIHMSTNKVYGDKPNSIALKELETRWDYNDPIYENGINENFSIDQSKHSLFGASKVAADIMVQEYGRYFNLKTCCLRGGCLTGPNHSGVELHGFLSYLIKCNLEGKLYKIFGYKGKQVRDNIHSLDVTRFIEAFWVNPRCAEVYNLGGGRNNSCSILEAFDLISNISGKTMEYEYVDKNREGDHICYISDLTKMKTDYPNWNITKSLDNIFEEIYLSWQKRIG; via the coding sequence ATGAAAAAACTTTTAGTGACTGGCTCTTCCGGATTAATTGGTTCGGAAGTGGTTGAATATTTTTGCCATCAACATTGGCAAGTTTTCGGTATTGACAATAACATGAGAGAGGACTTTTTTGGTTCTGCGGGTAACACTATTTGGAATCAAAAACGTCTTTGTGAAACTTACAGTAACTTTACTCATTATGATTTGGATATTCGAGATCGTGCAAATGTACTTAAATGTTTAGAATCTCTCAAGCCTGATCTCATAGTCCATACTGCCGCTCAACCAAGTCATGATTTGGCAGCATCTCGCCCATTCGATGATTTTGATGTGAACGCAGTGGGAACTCTTAACCTGTTAGAGGCAACCCGTAAATATGCCAGTGATAGTGTATTTATCCACATGAGTACCAATAAAGTTTATGGAGACAAACCCAACTCTATCGCCTTAAAAGAATTAGAAACTCGTTGGGATTATAATGATCCTATCTATGAAAATGGTATTAATGAGAATTTCTCGATCGATCAAAGTAAGCACAGTCTTTTTGGTGCTTCAAAAGTAGCCGCCGATATTATGGTACAGGAATATGGACGTTACTTTAATTTAAAAACCTGTTGTTTGAGAGGGGGATGTTTAACGGGTCCGAATCATAGCGGAGTTGAATTACATGGTTTTTTGAGTTATCTAATTAAGTGCAATCTTGAGGGCAAACTTTATAAAATTTTTGGGTATAAAGGAAAACAAGTTAGAGATAACATTCATTCCTTAGATGTCACTAGATTTATCGAAGCCTTTTGGGTAAATCCTCGTTGTGCAGAGGTTTATAACCTAGGAGGGGGGAGAAATAATAGCTGTTCCATCTTAGAAGCATTTGATCTAATTTCTAATATTAGTGGTAAAACGATGGAATATGAATACGTCGATAAAAATAGAGAAGGGGATCACATCTGTTATATTAGTGACTTGACAAAAATGAAAACAGACTATCCCAACTGGAATATTACAAAATCCCTAGATAATATTTTTGAAGAAATATACCTTAGTTGGCAAAAGCGAATAGGATAA
- a CDS encoding Uma2 family endonuclease has product MTATILQNPSENLTPKSYYTPEEYLAFEENSKFKHEYRNGEIVPMTGETTNHNEIAGNFYANLKTALKGQNYRVFFADVRLWIPRYRQYTYPDVIVIQGKPVYDGKGKTTVTNPFLIMEVLSKSTQDYDKGTKFDYYRSISELQEYILIDQYHIQKFTKNTDNNWVLRDIENPENIVNLESLKLQISLKDLYDNVDFNDSEDKD; this is encoded by the coding sequence ATGACAGCGACAATCCTTCAAAACCCTAGTGAAAATTTAACTCCAAAAAGCTACTATACTCCTGAAGAATATCTGGCTTTTGAGGAAAATTCTAAATTTAAACATGAATATAGGAATGGAGAAATAGTACCCATGACAGGAGAGACTACTAATCATAACGAAATTGCAGGGAATTTTTACGCTAATTTAAAAACTGCTCTCAAAGGACAAAATTATCGAGTTTTTTTTGCTGATGTGCGTCTTTGGATACCTCGTTATCGTCAATATACCTATCCTGATGTTATTGTAATTCAAGGGAAACCTGTCTATGACGGAAAAGGAAAAACAACGGTAACAAATCCCTTCTTAATTATGGAAGTTCTTTCAAAATCCACTCAAGATTATGATAAGGGAACTAAGTTTGACTATTATCGATCGATTTCTGAGTTACAAGAATATATTTTAATTGATCAATATCATATTCAAAAATTTACTAAAAATACTGATAATAATTGGGTTTTACGGGACATTGAGAACCCAGAAAATATAGTAAATTTAGAGTCATTAAAATTGCAAATTTCCTTAAAAGATTTATACGATAATGTTGATTTTAATGATTCAGAAGATAAAGATTAA
- a CDS encoding type II toxin-antitoxin system VapC family toxin: MNLYILDTDYLSLYGRNHPPLITRLLKSQVQLTTTAINVEEQLRGRLAQVTQAKEGLTYSVAYQRLIETVMLLSESTILPYETKSDEIYQNLKSQRIRVGTQDLRIASIAIAHNAILLTRNLQDFEKIPGLVTEKLGL, from the coding sequence ATGAATCTGTATATTTTAGATACTGATTATCTCAGTTTGTATGGGCGAAACCATCCTCCATTAATAACTCGTTTATTGAAATCTCAAGTTCAACTAACCACAACAGCTATTAATGTAGAAGAACAATTAAGAGGACGTTTAGCACAAGTCACTCAAGCAAAAGAGGGATTAACTTATTCTGTTGCTTATCAGCGACTAATCGAAACAGTTATGCTTTTATCAGAATCTACAATTTTACCCTATGAGACAAAATCAGATGAAATTTACCAAAACCTCAAATCACAGCGTATTCGAGTTGGTACTCAGGATTTAAGAATAGCATCAATAGCGATCGCTCACAATGCTATTTTATTAACGAGAAATCTACAAGATTTTGAGAAAATTCCGGGGTTAGTTACTGAAAAACTGGGTTTATAA
- a CDS encoding type II toxin-antitoxin system HicB family antitoxin: MAEVVGMSNLVSEGATEEEALQKIKATLEKTLSSGKFINIEIQEKEKIPQMKYAGIFADDQTFDDFMEKLKLIRQEANEATD; this comes from the coding sequence ATGGCTGAAGTCGTTGGTATGTCTAATTTAGTATCCGAGGGTGCAACAGAAGAAGAAGCTTTACAAAAAATCAAAGCAACCTTAGAAAAAACTCTCTCTAGTGGTAAATTTATTAACATAGAAATTCAGGAAAAAGAGAAAATTCCTCAAATGAAATATGCAGGAATATTTGCTGATGATCAAACCTTTGACGATTTTATGGAAAAATTAAAGTTAATTCGTCAAGAAGCAAATGAAGCAACTGATTAA
- a CDS encoding AlbA family DNA-binding domain-containing protein gives MISICRNNIQSSPIPELISISYEDKFILKIEVEKGISKPYKVKSLNRYYIRVGSVSIESTQEELIRLLQEGGQYHFEVSSRARSGIMDLAPLKLN, from the coding sequence ATTATTTCCATTTGTCGTAATAATATTCAATCATCTCCCATTCCTGAATTAATCTCTATTTCCTATGAAGATAAATTTATTCTTAAGATTGAAGTGGAAAAGGGCATTTCCAAGCCTTATAAAGTCAAATCCCTTAATCGTTACTATATCAGAGTAGGTAGTGTATCGATCGAATCGACTCAAGAAGAATTAATTAGACTCTTGCAGGAAGGAGGGCAATATCACTTTGAAGTATCTTCTAGGGCTCGATCGGGAATAATGGACTTAGCCCCTTTAAAATTAAACTAA